The Microbacterium horticulturae genome has a window encoding:
- a CDS encoding ABC transporter substrate-binding protein, with amino-acid sequence MRVHVNGGRSFGPVRQAAVLAVAAASVIGLSACSSGGGSSGGNASGSVKGATVTIYGPDTGTEATELEASWSAWAKQQGITIQYTGDKNFTANIATKIQANSLPDIGMFPQPGLLSAAVQTGKVKELDSATATSVKNNFSTDWQGYVTSGGKLYATPMDASVKGYIWYSPADFKKWGVSVPTTYDQLLQLTSTIRQKTGQPPWCAGFNSGDASGWPGADQLAELVLADSGPSVYDAWVKGTTKFTDPAIGSAFDTLGKTLLNPQYVNAGFGDVKSINSTAFGDVATPLASGKCALTNQATFLEASFATVKTAAGNTPKVAPDGDIWAFPQPGPTAGKNAVVGGGDFAAAFDANAATQKVMQYLSSAEWANSLIAVPNASFISANKGLDATKEQDALLASAIKILQDPATVFRFGADDAMPNVVETAFWTGMVDWINGKSTSAVQAQIQAAWPAG; translated from the coding sequence ATGCGCGTGCACGTGAACGGTGGAAGATCATTCGGACCTGTGCGGCAGGCCGCCGTGCTGGCGGTGGCGGCGGCATCCGTCATCGGGCTCAGCGCCTGCAGTTCGGGCGGAGGGAGCTCGGGCGGCAACGCGAGCGGGAGTGTCAAAGGGGCGACCGTGACCATCTATGGTCCCGACACCGGCACGGAGGCCACCGAGCTCGAAGCATCGTGGTCAGCCTGGGCGAAGCAGCAGGGCATCACGATCCAGTACACCGGTGACAAGAACTTCACCGCGAACATCGCCACGAAGATCCAGGCGAACTCGCTGCCCGACATCGGCATGTTCCCACAGCCCGGTCTGCTGTCGGCGGCGGTCCAGACCGGAAAGGTCAAAGAGCTGGACTCCGCCACCGCGACCAGCGTGAAGAACAACTTCTCCACAGACTGGCAGGGCTACGTGACTTCTGGTGGAAAGCTCTACGCGACCCCCATGGACGCGTCGGTGAAGGGCTACATCTGGTACTCGCCGGCCGACTTCAAGAAGTGGGGCGTGTCAGTGCCGACGACGTATGACCAGCTGCTGCAGCTGACCAGTACCATCCGCCAGAAGACGGGGCAGCCGCCATGGTGCGCGGGGTTCAACTCAGGTGACGCCTCCGGATGGCCCGGTGCCGATCAGCTTGCGGAGCTCGTGCTCGCCGACTCGGGACCGTCTGTGTATGACGCCTGGGTGAAGGGGACCACGAAGTTCACCGACCCGGCGATCGGCAGTGCGTTCGACACGCTCGGCAAGACCCTGCTGAACCCGCAGTACGTCAACGCCGGGTTCGGCGATGTCAAGTCGATCAACTCGACCGCGTTCGGAGACGTCGCAACGCCGCTTGCTTCCGGTAAGTGCGCCTTGACCAACCAGGCCACCTTCCTCGAGGCGAGTTTCGCCACCGTGAAGACCGCGGCGGGGAACACTCCGAAGGTCGCGCCCGACGGCGACATCTGGGCGTTCCCACAGCCGGGTCCGACTGCGGGGAAGAACGCGGTCGTCGGCGGAGGTGACTTCGCGGCGGCATTCGACGCGAACGCGGCCACCCAGAAGGTGATGCAGTACCTCTCCAGCGCGGAGTGGGCCAACAGCCTGATCGCGGTGCCGAACGCCTCCTTCATCAGTGCGAACAAGGGACTGGATGCCACCAAGGAGCAGGACGCGCTGCTGGCAAGTGCCATCAAGATCCTGCAGGATCCGGCCACCGTGTTCCGCTTCGGTGCGGACGACGCGATGCCCAACGTCGTGGAGACCGCCTTCTGGACCGGAATGGTCGACTGGATCAACGGGAAGTCCACGTCGGCGGTGCAGGCGCAGATCCAGGCGGCCTGGCCCGCCGGCTGA
- a CDS encoding MATE family efflux transporter, giving the protein MSTPGTLNRDILRLAVPALGSLIAEPLFLIIDSALVGHLGVVPLAALGVASAILQTIVGLMVFLAYSTTPAVARRFGSGDPTRAVSVGIDGMWLALGLGAVLALAGYLGTPLLVGLFGAGPEVTADAETYLGISMWGLPAMLIVFAATGLLRGMQDTVTPLWIAGTGFAANALLNALFIYGLGWGIAGSATGTVVAQWSMVAAYVVVIGRLARRHQASVRPQREGVRGSVRSGVWMFLRTVSLRAALLATVAVATAFGTQELAGWQVAFTMFSTAAFALDALAIAAQALIGKGLGSGSTREVRLVLRRTLAWGVWFGVAVGVLIGALSGWIGMLFTGDAHVAALVQPALIVLAVAQPVCGIVFVLDGVLIGANDARYLALAGGLNLVVYVPVLVGLSLWHPGGAAGLAWLAVAFFGVYMLARLVTLGWRIRRPQWMTQPA; this is encoded by the coding sequence GTGAGTACCCCCGGCACCCTGAACCGCGACATCCTGCGGCTCGCGGTCCCGGCGCTCGGCTCGCTCATCGCCGAGCCGCTCTTCCTCATCATCGACTCGGCCCTGGTCGGCCACCTGGGCGTGGTGCCGCTGGCCGCCCTGGGGGTGGCATCCGCGATTCTGCAGACGATCGTGGGGCTCATGGTGTTCCTCGCCTACTCCACGACGCCTGCCGTGGCGCGGCGCTTCGGTTCGGGCGATCCGACCCGTGCGGTCTCGGTCGGTATCGACGGCATGTGGCTGGCCCTCGGGCTCGGCGCGGTGCTGGCGCTCGCGGGGTACCTGGGCACGCCGCTGCTGGTGGGGCTGTTCGGCGCCGGGCCCGAGGTCACCGCCGATGCCGAGACGTACCTGGGCATCTCGATGTGGGGGCTGCCGGCGATGCTCATCGTGTTCGCTGCGACCGGACTGCTGCGTGGAATGCAAGACACGGTGACGCCGCTGTGGATCGCAGGCACCGGCTTCGCCGCCAACGCCCTGCTGAACGCGCTGTTCATCTACGGCCTCGGCTGGGGTATCGCCGGGTCGGCGACCGGCACCGTGGTGGCGCAGTGGAGCATGGTCGCCGCCTATGTGGTGGTGATCGGGCGGCTCGCGCGCCGCCATCAGGCCTCCGTACGGCCGCAGCGCGAAGGCGTGCGCGGTTCGGTGCGCTCGGGCGTGTGGATGTTTCTGCGCACGGTGTCGCTGCGCGCCGCGCTGCTGGCGACGGTGGCCGTGGCGACCGCTTTCGGTACGCAGGAGCTCGCGGGCTGGCAGGTCGCGTTCACGATGTTCTCGACGGCGGCGTTCGCGCTCGACGCCCTGGCGATCGCCGCCCAGGCGCTCATCGGCAAGGGACTCGGCTCGGGCTCCACTCGCGAAGTACGCCTGGTGCTGCGGCGCACGCTCGCGTGGGGCGTCTGGTTCGGCGTCGCCGTGGGCGTGCTGATCGGCGCGCTGTCGGGATGGATCGGGATGCTGTTCACCGGCGACGCGCACGTGGCGGCGCTCGTGCAGCCGGCCCTGATCGTGCTCGCCGTCGCGCAGCCTGTCTGCGGCATCGTGTTCGTTCTCGACGGAGTGCTGATCGGTGCCAACGACGCCCGCTATCTCGCGCTGGCCGGCGGTCTCAACCTCGTCGTGTACGTGCCCGTGCTCGTCGGGCTGTCGCTGTGGCATCCCGGCGGCGCCGCGGGCCTCGCGTGGCTGGCGGTTGCGTTCTTCGGCGTGTACATGCTCGCGCGGCTGGTGACGCTGGGCTGGCGCATACGCCGGCCACAGTGGATGACGCAACCGGCGTAG
- a CDS encoding TrmH family RNA methyltransferase, with the protein MSEPEPEIPYGVGPWPGGQAEWPDDPRYDPELLAGGDRRNVIDRYRYWSMDAIVADLDTRRHPFHVAIENWQHDMNIGSIVRSANAFLADTVHIVGKRRWNRRGAMVTDRYQHVMHHEDVAAFAAWAAAASLPIIAIDNVPGSVPVIDAKLPEHCVLLFGQEGPGLSSEAVDAAAAVLEITQYGSTRSINASAAAAVIMYEWCRRWA; encoded by the coding sequence GTGAGTGAGCCCGAGCCCGAGATCCCGTACGGTGTGGGCCCGTGGCCCGGCGGGCAGGCGGAGTGGCCCGACGACCCACGGTACGACCCCGAGCTGCTCGCCGGCGGCGACCGGCGCAATGTCATCGACCGCTACCGGTACTGGAGCATGGACGCCATCGTCGCCGACCTCGACACGCGACGGCATCCGTTCCACGTCGCCATCGAGAACTGGCAGCACGACATGAACATCGGCTCGATCGTGCGCAGCGCCAACGCGTTCCTCGCCGACACCGTGCACATCGTCGGCAAGCGGCGATGGAATCGGCGCGGCGCGATGGTGACCGATCGGTACCAGCACGTCATGCACCACGAGGACGTCGCCGCGTTCGCCGCATGGGCGGCCGCGGCATCCCTTCCGATCATCGCGATCGACAACGTGCCCGGGTCAGTGCCGGTCATCGATGCGAAGCTGCCCGAGCACTGCGTGCTCCTGTTCGGTCAAGAGGGCCCGGGGCTGTCGTCGGAGGCGGTGGATGCCGCAGCCGCCGTCCTCGAGATCACCCAGTACGGCTCGACCCGGTCCATCAACGCGAGCGCGGCCGCCGCCGTCATCATGTACGAGTGGTGCCGCCGCTGGGCGTGA
- a CDS encoding M13 family metallopeptidase translates to MTDTPRSGLELDAFSADIRPQDDLFRHVNGTWIDATEIPDDKARWGSFHFLAEQAEKDVRAIVEESQSAEPGTEARKIGDLYASFMDTERIAEVGTTPLADQLAVVDAIDSIPAFLAAVGRLERDGVGGIIDLYIEPDPGNPERYVPFFIQSGITLPDESYFRLDNFADTREAYRDHIARILELAGVGGADDAAAKILALETEVASHHWDNVRSRDAVETYNLKTWDETQELVGVDLTPWRDAVAGGRDDAFAELVVSQPSFFEALGGLLTQERLEDWKAWLRFKVVHAAAPFLADAFVDENFSFYGTQLTGVPVNRERWKRGVGIVEAALGEAVGHVYVERHFPPAAKEAMDELVANLIEAYRQSISALQWMSPETRERALAKLDAFTPKIGYPVKWRDYSSLQIDAGDLVGNVRRAHVFEHDRQLAKVGQPIDRDEWFMTPQTVNAYYNPLMNEIVFPAAILQYPFFDADRDAAANYGGIGSVIGHEIGHGFDDQGSRFDGAGKLSDWWTDADRSAFEERTKSLIAQYEALVPVGLSDEHHVNGALTIGENIGDLGGLGIAITAYALSLGETDAPEIDGFSGIQRLFLSWAQVWRQKGRDAETIRLLTIDPHSPNEFRCNQIVRNLDAFYEAFDVSESDELWLPKPERVTIW, encoded by the coding sequence ATGACCGACACCCCCCGTTCGGGCCTGGAACTCGACGCGTTCAGCGCCGACATCCGCCCGCAGGACGACCTCTTCCGTCACGTCAACGGCACGTGGATCGATGCGACCGAGATCCCTGACGACAAGGCGCGCTGGGGCTCCTTCCATTTCCTTGCCGAGCAGGCCGAGAAGGACGTCCGGGCCATCGTCGAGGAGTCGCAGAGCGCAGAGCCGGGCACCGAGGCCCGCAAGATCGGCGACCTCTATGCGAGCTTCATGGACACCGAGCGCATCGCCGAGGTCGGCACCACGCCGCTGGCCGACCAGCTCGCCGTGGTCGACGCCATCGACTCGATCCCTGCATTCCTCGCCGCGGTCGGCCGTCTGGAACGCGACGGCGTCGGCGGCATCATCGACCTGTACATCGAACCCGACCCGGGCAACCCCGAGCGGTACGTGCCGTTCTTCATCCAGAGCGGCATCACGCTGCCCGACGAGAGCTACTTCCGTCTCGACAACTTCGCCGACACCCGCGAGGCTTACCGCGATCACATCGCCCGCATCCTCGAACTGGCCGGCGTCGGCGGCGCCGATGACGCCGCCGCGAAGATCCTCGCGCTCGAGACCGAGGTCGCCTCGCACCACTGGGACAATGTGCGCAGCCGCGACGCGGTCGAGACGTACAACCTCAAGACCTGGGACGAGACGCAGGAGCTGGTCGGCGTCGACCTGACGCCGTGGCGGGATGCCGTCGCCGGCGGGCGTGACGACGCCTTCGCCGAGCTCGTCGTCAGCCAGCCGAGCTTCTTCGAAGCCCTGGGCGGCCTGCTGACCCAGGAGCGTCTCGAGGACTGGAAGGCGTGGCTGCGATTCAAGGTCGTGCACGCCGCCGCCCCCTTCTTGGCAGACGCGTTCGTCGACGAGAACTTCTCGTTCTACGGCACCCAGCTGACCGGTGTGCCGGTGAATCGCGAGCGGTGGAAGCGCGGAGTCGGCATCGTCGAGGCAGCGCTGGGTGAGGCCGTCGGGCACGTCTACGTCGAGCGACACTTCCCGCCCGCGGCGAAGGAGGCCATGGACGAGCTGGTCGCCAACCTCATCGAGGCCTACCGCCAGTCCATCTCGGCACTGCAGTGGATGAGTCCCGAGACGCGGGAGCGGGCGCTGGCCAAGCTCGACGCGTTCACGCCGAAGATCGGCTACCCGGTGAAATGGCGTGACTACTCGTCGCTGCAGATCGATGCGGGCGACCTTGTCGGAAACGTCCGCCGCGCGCACGTGTTCGAGCACGACCGCCAGCTCGCCAAGGTCGGGCAGCCGATCGACCGCGACGAGTGGTTCATGACACCGCAGACGGTCAACGCCTACTACAACCCGCTGATGAACGAGATCGTGTTCCCCGCCGCGATCCTGCAGTACCCCTTCTTCGACGCGGATCGGGATGCCGCGGCCAACTACGGCGGCATCGGCTCGGTCATCGGACACGAGATCGGACACGGATTCGATGACCAGGGCAGCCGCTTCGATGGCGCCGGAAAGCTGTCGGACTGGTGGACCGACGCCGACCGCTCCGCGTTCGAGGAACGCACGAAGAGCCTCATTGCGCAGTACGAGGCGCTCGTGCCGGTCGGGCTGAGCGACGAGCACCACGTCAACGGCGCTCTCACGATCGGCGAGAACATCGGCGACCTGGGCGGCCTCGGCATCGCGATCACGGCGTACGCGTTGTCGCTGGGCGAGACCGATGCTCCCGAGATCGACGGGTTCAGCGGCATCCAGCGTCTGTTCCTCAGCTGGGCGCAGGTGTGGCGGCAGAAGGGACGGGATGCCGAGACCATCCGTCTCCTCACGATCGATCCGCACTCGCCGAACGAGTTCCGTTGCAACCAGATCGTCCGCAACCTCGACGCGTTCTACGAGGCCTTCGACGTCAGCGAGTCAGACGAGCTGTGGCTGCCGAAGCCGGAGCGGGTGACGATCTGGTGA
- a CDS encoding Nramp family divalent metal transporter — MPKDGLDTLSAPARPAPHGGARPSRGVWMLGPALVAGVAYLDPGNVASNMTAGAKYGYLLVWVVVLANLIAWLVQYLSAKLGLVTGRSLPELLGERIRRPWARRAYWLQAELVAMATDVAEVIGGAVALQLLFGLPLIWGGAITALVSLTLLVAQTRHGARTFEFVIIGMVAIIAVGFVAGVFVAPPDVAGVAGGLVPRFEDSGSVLLAASILGATVMPHAIYAHSALTRDRFSTDTTPIPRLLRATRWDVSLAMLIAGAVNVAILLLAAANLAGVAGTDSLEGAYAALHTGVGPAIATLFAVGLLASGLASTSVGAYAGAEIMHGLLHARIPLLLRRLISVLPALLLLGIGADPTRALVLSQVVLSFGIPFALIPLVSLTARGSVLGRFRNRVATTVLGAAASLALIVLNGMLLVLVAAEA; from the coding sequence ATGCCGAAAGATGGGCTCGACACGCTGAGCGCACCGGCGCGCCCGGCGCCGCACGGCGGTGCACGCCCGTCCCGAGGGGTGTGGATGCTGGGACCCGCGCTCGTCGCGGGAGTCGCCTATCTCGACCCCGGCAACGTGGCCAGCAACATGACCGCGGGGGCGAAATACGGCTATCTGCTGGTCTGGGTCGTCGTGCTTGCGAACCTCATCGCGTGGCTCGTGCAGTACCTGTCGGCCAAGCTGGGCCTGGTCACCGGCCGTAGCCTGCCCGAATTGCTCGGCGAGCGCATCCGGCGCCCGTGGGCGCGCCGCGCGTACTGGCTGCAGGCCGAGCTTGTGGCGATGGCCACCGACGTGGCCGAAGTCATCGGTGGCGCGGTCGCGCTGCAGCTGCTGTTCGGGCTGCCGCTGATCTGGGGCGGGGCGATCACGGCGCTCGTGTCGCTCACACTCCTGGTCGCGCAGACGCGACACGGAGCCCGCACCTTCGAGTTCGTCATCATCGGCATGGTCGCCATCATCGCCGTGGGGTTCGTCGCGGGGGTCTTCGTCGCCCCGCCCGACGTCGCCGGCGTCGCCGGGGGTCTGGTGCCCCGCTTCGAGGATTCCGGATCGGTCCTGCTCGCAGCATCCATCCTCGGCGCGACGGTCATGCCGCACGCGATCTACGCGCACTCGGCCCTGACCCGCGACCGGTTCAGCACCGACACCACGCCGATCCCTCGGCTGCTGCGCGCCACCCGCTGGGACGTCTCACTGGCCATGCTCATCGCGGGCGCCGTGAACGTCGCTATCCTGCTGCTGGCGGCCGCGAACCTCGCCGGCGTCGCCGGCACCGACTCGCTCGAGGGCGCGTATGCGGCACTGCACACCGGCGTCGGGCCGGCGATCGCCACGCTTTTCGCGGTCGGACTGCTCGCCAGCGGACTGGCCAGTACCTCGGTGGGCGCGTATGCCGGCGCCGAGATCATGCATGGCCTGCTGCACGCACGTATCCCGCTGCTGCTGCGCCGCCTGATCTCGGTGCTGCCGGCGCTCCTGCTTCTCGGCATCGGGGCCGATCCCACCCGAGCGCTCGTGCTCAGCCAGGTCGTGTTGTCGTTCGGCATCCCGTTCGCACTGATCCCACTGGTGTCGCTGACCGCTCGCGGGTCGGTACTGGGCCGGTTTCGCAACCGCGTCGCCACGACCGTGCTCGGCGCCGCGGCATCCCTCGCCCTCATAGTGTTGAACGGGATGCTGCTGGTCCTCGTCGCCGCGGAGGCCTGA
- a CDS encoding isochorismatase family protein: protein MTTLTDRPGTALLVVDVQNDVVGEAYARDAVVTRIHDLVRRARAAQTPVVWVQHHAEDDLVTGTEGWRIVAELEPAGDEAIVQKEYGDAFEGTDLEEVLARLGVGRLVVTGAETDACIRSTIHGAFTRGYDTTLVGDAHTAGDKTAWGAPPVDQVIAHTNLYWSFQGAPGRTAAVVDAADVDFA from the coding sequence ATGACGACTTTGACAGACCGTCCCGGCACGGCGCTGCTGGTGGTGGACGTGCAGAACGACGTGGTCGGTGAGGCCTATGCGCGCGACGCCGTGGTGACGCGCATCCACGATCTTGTGCGCCGCGCGCGTGCCGCGCAGACACCGGTGGTGTGGGTGCAGCACCACGCCGAAGACGACCTCGTCACCGGCACCGAGGGCTGGCGCATCGTCGCCGAGCTCGAGCCGGCCGGCGACGAGGCGATAGTGCAGAAGGAGTACGGCGACGCGTTCGAGGGCACCGACCTCGAAGAGGTCCTCGCCCGCTTGGGCGTCGGGCGGCTGGTGGTCACCGGCGCCGAGACCGACGCGTGCATCCGCTCCACGATCCACGGCGCGTTCACTCGGGGCTACGACACGACCCTCGTGGGTGACGCGCACACCGCGGGTGACAAGACCGCATGGGGGGCGCCCCCGGTCGACCAGGTCATCGCGCACACGAACCTGTATTGGTCGTTCCAGGGTGCGCCAGGGCGCACGGCCGCGGTCGTCGACGCCGCCGACGTCGACTTCGCCTGA
- a CDS encoding metal-dependent transcriptional regulator, with the protein MPSPAVDDYLKTIYHHTEWQVEQITPSQLAAQLSLAPSSVTEMVQKLTAQGLVSHRPYGPIALTPEGARRAAAIIRRHRLIETWLVREFDYAWDEVHDEAEILEHALSDRLLAGIDERLGHPHFDPHGDAIPDADGRVHREEFVLLADAPVGHRGRVLRVSDRDPVLLRAVQDAGLDIGTELEVDAAGCVRVAGAARTVPAGAEEAVWLTV; encoded by the coding sequence ATGCCCTCCCCCGCCGTCGACGACTATCTGAAGACGATCTACCACCACACCGAGTGGCAGGTCGAGCAGATCACGCCGTCGCAGCTGGCCGCACAGCTGTCGCTGGCGCCGTCGAGCGTCACCGAGATGGTGCAGAAGCTCACTGCACAGGGACTGGTCTCGCACCGTCCGTACGGGCCGATAGCACTGACCCCGGAGGGCGCCCGGCGCGCAGCGGCGATCATCCGCCGACACCGGCTGATCGAGACCTGGCTGGTGCGCGAGTTCGACTACGCGTGGGACGAGGTGCACGACGAGGCCGAGATCCTCGAGCACGCGCTGAGCGACCGACTTCTGGCGGGAATCGACGAGCGGCTCGGGCATCCGCACTTCGACCCGCACGGCGATGCGATCCCCGATGCCGACGGCCGCGTACACCGCGAGGAGTTCGTGCTGCTCGCTGATGCGCCGGTCGGTCACCGGGGCCGCGTGCTGCGGGTGAGCGACCGCGACCCGGTGCTGCTGCGTGCGGTGCAGGATGCCGGACTCGACATCGGCACAGAACTCGAGGTCGACGCGGCCGGCTGTGTGCGCGTGGCGGGCGCAGCCCGGACCGTGCCCGCCGGCGCTGAAGAGGCCGTGTGGCTCACGGTGTGA
- a CDS encoding carbohydrate ABC transporter permease → MSTSTRAIAGTRPGPSADSTNRGALRRTKLRLSSPWATVGAIVIAVIWTIPSFGLLVTSFRPPADITTSGWWTAFVNPQFTLANYVNTLNFNDTITVGQSFVNSLVITIPATVFPITLALLAAYAFAWIDFKGKDWLFIAVFAMQVVPLQMALVPLLSMYSNGLTIFGTQIFPGLNLNSLTSTYAEVWISHTIFALPLAVFILHNSVSAIPRDVIEAAKVDGAGHGQTFFRIVLPLSMPAIASFAIFQFLWVWNDLLVATVFAPGANAPITKLLTDLSGTYGQQWYLLSAGTFLAIIVPLIVFFALQRFFVRGLLAGATKG, encoded by the coding sequence ATGAGCACCAGCACCCGCGCCATCGCCGGTACCCGCCCGGGCCCCAGTGCCGACTCGACGAATCGCGGCGCACTGCGGCGCACGAAGCTGCGCCTGTCCAGCCCGTGGGCCACCGTCGGTGCGATCGTCATTGCAGTGATCTGGACGATCCCGAGCTTCGGCCTGCTCGTCACCTCGTTCCGGCCGCCCGCCGACATCACCACCAGCGGCTGGTGGACGGCGTTCGTCAACCCACAGTTCACGCTCGCCAACTACGTCAACACGCTGAACTTCAACGACACCATCACGGTCGGCCAGTCGTTCGTCAATTCCCTGGTCATCACCATCCCCGCGACCGTCTTCCCCATCACACTCGCGCTGTTGGCCGCGTATGCGTTCGCCTGGATCGACTTCAAAGGTAAGGACTGGCTGTTCATCGCCGTTTTCGCGATGCAGGTGGTTCCGCTGCAGATGGCGCTCGTGCCCCTGCTGAGCATGTATTCGAACGGGCTCACCATCTTCGGCACCCAGATCTTTCCGGGCCTGAATCTGAACAGCCTCACCTCCACTTACGCCGAGGTCTGGATCTCGCACACGATCTTCGCGCTACCGCTGGCCGTGTTCATCCTGCACAACTCGGTCTCGGCCATCCCGCGCGATGTCATCGAGGCGGCGAAGGTGGACGGCGCCGGGCACGGCCAGACCTTCTTCCGCATCGTGCTGCCCCTGTCGATGCCGGCGATCGCGTCGTTCGCGATCTTTCAGTTCCTGTGGGTGTGGAACGACCTGCTGGTCGCGACCGTTTTCGCCCCCGGCGCGAACGCGCCGATCACGAAGCTGTTGACCGACCTGTCCGGCACGTACGGGCAGCAGTGGTATCTGCTCTCGGCAGGAACGTTCCTCGCGATCATCGTGCCGCTGATCGTGTTCTTCGCGCTGCAGCGCTTCTTCGTGCGGGGCCTGCTGGCCGGAGCGACGAAGGGGTGA
- a CDS encoding serine hydrolase: MKALDDLARSGAQVSVRIDDLDRGSAVLTGDDFVTLPVAGLGVVPLLIEVAAQIETGALDGLEIVDRNIIDRVENGGVWQHLKAPALPVVDLAVLAAAAGDGTAANALITRVGLPAVRARIEDLGLARSALLDRFRDNRGPDDAPHVALGTARELAQLFAALVNSEVVSAGVSAQVAEWLSLNHDLSLVASATGLDPFAHFNDRHGLLFINKTGRADGVRCEAGVLAGPRAGIAYALTVCFDDLSIAHRLRAHDAFRTLGVELMEYVF; this comes from the coding sequence ATGAAGGCGCTGGATGACCTCGCCCGTTCGGGGGCGCAGGTGTCGGTGCGCATCGACGACCTCGACCGCGGCAGTGCCGTGCTCACCGGCGACGACTTCGTCACGCTCCCGGTGGCCGGGCTCGGCGTCGTGCCGTTGCTGATCGAGGTCGCCGCACAGATCGAGACGGGAGCCCTCGACGGGCTCGAGATCGTCGACCGCAACATCATCGACCGCGTCGAGAACGGCGGAGTGTGGCAGCATCTGAAGGCGCCGGCGCTGCCGGTCGTCGACCTCGCCGTGCTGGCCGCGGCCGCGGGTGACGGCACCGCGGCGAACGCGCTGATCACCCGGGTCGGGCTGCCCGCCGTGCGGGCGCGCATCGAAGACCTGGGATTGGCCCGATCTGCGCTACTCGACCGGTTCCGCGACAACCGCGGACCCGACGATGCGCCGCACGTGGCGCTGGGTACCGCGCGGGAGCTGGCTCAGCTTTTCGCGGCGCTGGTCAACTCCGAGGTGGTGAGTGCAGGCGTGAGCGCCCAGGTCGCCGAATGGCTGAGCCTGAACCATGACCTTTCCCTGGTTGCGTCGGCGACGGGGCTCGACCCGTTCGCGCACTTCAACGACCGGCATGGCCTGCTCTTCATCAACAAGACCGGGCGTGCCGACGGTGTCCGCTGCGAGGCCGGGGTGCTCGCCGGCCCGCGCGCAGGCATCGCCTACGCGCTGACCGTGTGCTTCGACGACCTGTCGATCGCGCACCGGCTGCGCGCACACGACGCGTTCCGCACCCTGGGCGTCGAGCTCATGGAGTACGTGTTCTGA
- a CDS encoding carbohydrate ABC transporter permease translates to MSAFFSWLAGLPPLAQIPVVIVAFGIVMVLVVFFIEVAPRSGRGYSIMRLCVAIGVPLAVLLILGIEAGAFWVLIIAAILGGGLFWLDYRARGGSGYVIQLFAFLSPALLLLLIGLVYPAVQTFVNAFRSNDGTHFVGLDNFVWVFSGGSTGLIAFINTIVWVIIAPVFATGIGLLYAVFVDRSRGEKVLKVFIFMPVAISLVGASIIFKFFFDYTQDPQIGLLNQVVEWFGGTPVAWLQNYPLNMVMLIIILIWTQTGFAMVLLSSAIKGVPTEQVEAAELDGTNAWQRFWNVTVPGIRPTIIVVWITISIVSLKVYDIIAATTGGQNDSTVLGYEMVKQFEILPPQAGHSAALALLIFILVTPFIWYNARNLKRQREE, encoded by the coding sequence ATGTCCGCGTTCTTCTCCTGGCTGGCGGGCCTGCCTCCGTTGGCCCAGATCCCGGTCGTGATCGTCGCGTTCGGGATCGTGATGGTGCTCGTTGTCTTCTTCATCGAAGTCGCCCCCCGCTCCGGGCGTGGCTACTCGATCATGCGGTTGTGCGTCGCGATCGGCGTGCCGCTCGCGGTGCTGCTGATCCTCGGCATCGAGGCGGGCGCGTTCTGGGTGCTGATCATCGCGGCAATTCTCGGCGGAGGCCTCTTCTGGCTCGACTACCGTGCACGCGGCGGCTCCGGCTACGTGATCCAGCTTTTCGCATTCCTGTCGCCGGCGCTGCTGCTGCTCCTCATCGGCCTGGTGTACCCCGCCGTACAGACGTTCGTGAACGCGTTCCGCAGCAATGACGGTACGCACTTCGTCGGGCTCGACAACTTCGTCTGGGTGTTCTCGGGCGGCAGCACGGGGCTGATCGCCTTCATCAACACGATCGTGTGGGTGATCATCGCACCCGTGTTCGCCACCGGGATCGGGCTCTTGTATGCGGTGTTCGTCGACCGCAGCCGCGGCGAGAAGGTGCTGAAGGTCTTCATCTTCATGCCGGTCGCGATCTCGCTGGTGGGCGCCTCGATCATCTTCAAGTTCTTCTTCGACTACACGCAGGATCCGCAGATCGGCCTGCTCAACCAGGTCGTGGAGTGGTTCGGCGGAACGCCGGTGGCCTGGCTGCAGAACTACCCGCTGAACATGGTGATGCTCATCATCATCCTGATCTGGACGCAGACCGGCTTCGCGATGGTGCTGCTCTCGTCGGCGATCAAGGGGGTGCCCACCGAGCAGGTCGAGGCGGCCGAACTCGACGGCACGAACGCGTGGCAGCGGTTCTGGAATGTGACGGTTCCGGGCATTCGCCCCACCATCATCGTGGTGTGGATCACGATCTCGATCGTCTCGCTGAAGGTGTACGACATCATCGCCGCCACCACGGGCGGCCAGAACGACTCGACAGTGCTCGGGTACGAGATGGTCAAGCAGTTCGAGATCCTGCCGCCGCAGGCCGGGCACTCCGCCGCGCTGGCCCTGCTGATCTTCATCCTGGTGACCCCGTTCATCTGGTACAACGCGCGCAATCTCAAGCGTCAGCGGGAGGAGTAG